DNA sequence from the Butyricimonas faecalis genome:
AAGTTTGCCAGTTGTTCATATCTTTATTCTTTCATTGATTTTACGTGTTATTTTGCAGATTCAGCCAATGCTTTTGCTGCCCGGTTTACTGCATCCAGGAAGGCTCTGGATGAAATCGTTGCAGCCGTGATGGCATCCACGTTCCCTCCGTCCTTGGAAACTTGAAGTCCTTGCGTACCCGGAGTTTTTCCGGTAATATCACCTTTAGCGCCTTTCACGAACCACGAGTCCATTTTGGAACCCAATCCCGGGGTTTCTTTGTGACTTAGCACGGAATAGTTATATATACTCCCATCCGGGGTGAATCCAATCATGAGTTCAATAAGTCCGCCAAATCCGTTATTCGTGAATGTTTTGATAGCAGTCCCCACGAGTTGTCCGTTTGCCTTGGCAGGATAGA
Encoded proteins:
- a CDS encoding RnfABCDGE type electron transport complex subunit G, with amino-acid sequence MGKKLESSFKNMVLVLFLVTLVSSAAVGVVNSLTSGLIEKVKIEKQIQAIRAVVPTFDNDPMTEKQIVKADGGELEFYPAKANGQLVGTAIKTFTNNGFGGLIELMIGFTPDGSIYNYSVLSHKETPGLGSKMDSWFVKGAKGDITGKTPGTQGLQVSKDGGNVDAITAATISSRAFLDAVNRAAKALAESAK